One genomic segment of Streptococcus salivarius includes these proteins:
- a CDS encoding mucin-binding protein yields the protein MRDMFNKRQRFSLRKYSFGVASVLLGVSIFSNAQGAQADETVAPTTAGMETTAEPDVVVEQSTPTTASVAPATTENTPSSVSTVALASEQPQSVAQNSQATSTTSQTAASSEVASQAASQASSESAAAAASSVVTSAQALSSAAVAETPAAGQVSAQTSAAASVATVAETASAESTTNAVNSVLKVATSELAVTSSELNAAEASLNSENLINAMGLAVSNRSLRTADAVAVLTNAGAGSTNPDLTNLGYKLDYLPGRQQYFVNIDYINHLKVGRDNRGGVRPYDFIENGNFFVTPNYANLGIIDYVDEAGNKIPGSSTYRINNSTETITANGKTYNKIYDAGVTELPPVPAGYRIKYATADKSKANAYVDVLKSERQYDYNNGVATIRSERSWDRNQSRVVDLVQFANGSQGLDASIDANGGGQYLAPGYRYHIIVEKDTRDVTKATSQTVTYTGADTKTPAANTQNDFSFNGKEDPTTNTTTWTETTHTYGTVKTPVVTGYYADKAVAGGKTVTPDAPNATDTVTYKAFGKFIAVDENGNPIPGVSTTAYTNDPNDATKMIAIDKTLPSIPGYTVKVVPATPGDLSSDTKVVYVKNDQKASVTYRDETSGSILETVALAGKSGEAINYSTAERIKHYQDLGYALVTDGYPAGASFDLDSTVDQAWTVSFKRVALDFNPDNAHEPGTPIYPNQPNGPKWPAKDAYLKDVTYTVHYTSKNRNAKLPADSVQKAQWKRSLTLDSVTGDILTAGEWKADKTKFDLVITPLVNGYFADKGRVASQDVTMDNKVETVTYTKFGKIIAVDEKGNPIPGVEAVTYTNDPNDPTKAAMTLVPEVKGYKAEKTAVTPSNPGADTKVIYKLTNAEPAKPTTNKDLGTIVVIYRDEYGNQIKMPLVITNSVGSEVNVHGDRYIYRNGVKYELIRQEGKSTDKMTKGQTVVTYIYRKVEDGSTPSNGNNGQSGNGGNSTSKAVKAASNGSKGSGSAADGASDGKGSDKKKSGNKDGKKADGSDKAKEGDEQLPVTGESDNNLAAMGVVVMGLMSGLAAMNRRKNQD from the coding sequence ATGAGAGATATGTTTAATAAACGCCAACGTTTTTCATTAAGAAAATATAGCTTTGGTGTGGCCTCTGTCCTTTTGGGAGTTTCAATCTTCTCAAATGCACAGGGTGCCCAAGCTGACGAAACGGTAGCACCAACTACCGCAGGTATGGAAACAACTGCTGAGCCAGATGTCGTCGTGGAGCAATCAACACCAACAACAGCATCAGTAGCTCCAGCAACAACAGAAAACACACCAAGTTCAGTCTCTACTGTGGCCTTGGCTAGTGAACAACCCCAATCAGTAGCTCAAAACAGCCAAGCAACTTCAACAACTAGTCAAACAGCAGCTAGTTCAGAAGTAGCTTCTCAGGCTGCATCGCAAGCGAGCTCTGAATCTGCAGCAGCGGCTGCTTCATCTGTAGTTACTAGTGCACAAGCTCTTAGCTCAGCAGCTGTAGCAGAAACTCCAGCTGCTGGTCAAGTATCAGCACAAACAAGTGCGGCTGCTTCAGTTGCGACTGTAGCAGAAACTGCCAGTGCAGAGTCTACGACTAACGCTGTAAATAGCGTCCTTAAAGTAGCGACTAGCGAGTTGGCTGTGACAAGCAGTGAATTGAATGCTGCTGAAGCAAGCCTTAACTCTGAAAATCTCATCAACGCTATGGGTCTTGCAGTATCAAACCGTAGCCTTCGTACAGCTGATGCGGTTGCTGTTTTGACAAATGCTGGAGCAGGCTCAACAAACCCTGACTTGACAAACCTCGGCTACAAACTTGACTATTTACCAGGGCGTCAACAATACTTTGTTAACATTGACTACATCAACCACCTCAAAGTCGGTCGTGATAACCGTGGGGGGGTGAGACCTTATGACTTTATTGAAAACGGTAATTTCTTTGTTACACCAAACTATGCTAACCTTGGTATTATTGACTATGTTGATGAAGCAGGAAACAAGATCCCTGGATCTTCAACCTACCGTATCAATAACTCAACTGAAACAATTACAGCAAACGGTAAGACTTACAATAAAATCTACGATGCTGGTGTAACAGAACTTCCACCAGTACCAGCAGGATACCGCATCAAGTATGCAACTGCTGACAAATCAAAAGCTAATGCTTACGTAGATGTCTTGAAGTCAGAACGTCAATACGACTATAACAACGGTGTTGCAACTATCCGTTCTGAACGTTCTTGGGACCGTAACCAAAGTCGTGTCGTTGACCTTGTTCAATTTGCTAACGGTTCACAAGGTTTGGATGCTTCAATTGATGCCAATGGTGGTGGTCAATACCTAGCTCCAGGATACCGTTACCACATTATCGTTGAAAAAGACACTAGAGATGTCACTAAAGCAACAAGTCAAACAGTGACTTACACTGGTGCTGATACGAAGACACCAGCTGCTAACACTCAAAATGACTTTAGCTTCAACGGTAAAGAAGACCCAACAACTAATACAACAACTTGGACTGAAACGACTCATACTTATGGAACAGTTAAGACTCCGGTTGTTACTGGTTACTATGCTGATAAAGCTGTAGCAGGTGGTAAGACAGTTACTCCAGATGCACCAAATGCAACAGACACAGTGACATACAAAGCCTTTGGTAAATTTATCGCTGTGGATGAAAATGGAAATCCAATTCCAGGTGTATCAACAACTGCCTACACAAACGATCCAAATGATGCGACTAAGATGATTGCCATCGACAAGACGCTTCCAAGCATTCCTGGCTACACTGTTAAGGTTGTACCTGCCACACCAGGTGACTTGTCTAGCGATACTAAGGTTGTTTACGTTAAGAACGATCAAAAAGCAAGTGTTACTTACCGTGATGAAACAAGCGGTTCAATCCTTGAAACAGTTGCTTTGGCTGGTAAGTCTGGCGAAGCGATTAACTACTCAACAGCTGAACGTATCAAACACTATCAAGACCTTGGCTATGCCCTTGTGACAGATGGTTACCCAGCTGGTGCAAGCTTTGACTTGGATAGCACAGTTGACCAAGCTTGGACAGTAAGCTTCAAACGTGTAGCACTTGACTTTAATCCAGACAATGCACACGAACCAGGAACTCCAATCTACCCTAACCAACCAAACGGTCCAAAATGGCCAGCTAAGGATGCTTACCTTAAAGATGTTACTTACACTGTTCACTATACAAGCAAGAACAGAAATGCTAAATTGCCAGCAGATAGTGTTCAAAAGGCACAATGGAAACGTTCATTGACCCTTGATTCTGTAACAGGTGACATTCTTACTGCAGGTGAATGGAAGGCTGATAAGACTAAGTTCGACCTCGTAATCACACCATTGGTTAACGGTTATTTCGCCGATAAAGGCCGTGTGGCTTCTCAAGATGTCACTATGGACAACAAGGTTGAAACTGTTACTTACACTAAATTTGGTAAGATTATTGCCGTTGACGAAAAAGGTAATCCAATCCCAGGTGTTGAAGCAGTTACTTACACAAATGATCCTAACGATCCAACTAAGGCTGCCATGACACTTGTTCCTGAAGTAAAGGGTTACAAGGCCGAGAAGACTGCTGTGACACCAAGCAACCCTGGTGCTGATACAAAGGTTATTTATAAGTTAACTAACGCAGAACCCGCTAAACCGACAACTAACAAAGACCTTGGTACTATCGTTGTCATCTACCGTGATGAATATGGCAACCAAATCAAGATGCCACTCGTTATCACTAACTCTGTTGGTTCTGAAGTTAACGTTCACGGTGACCGTTATATCTACCGGAATGGTGTGAAATACGAATTGATTCGTCAAGAAGGTAAATCTACAGACAAGATGACAAAAGGTCAAACAGTCGTGACCTATATTTATCGTAAGGTCGAAGATGGCTCAACACCTTCAAATGGTAATAATGGTCAATCTGGAAATGGTGGAAATTCAACTTCTAAAGCTGTAAAAGCGGCCTCAAACGGATCTAAAGGTTCTGGATCAGCAGCCGATGGCGCTTCAGATGGTAAAGGTTCAGATAAGAAGAAATCTGGAAACAAAGATGGTAAGAAGGCAGATGGTTCTGATAAAGCTAAAGAAGGCGACGAACAATTGCCAGTAACAGGTGAATCAGATAACAACCTCGCAGCAATGGGTGTTGTTGTTATGGGACTTATGTCAGGACTTGCGGCTATGAATCGTCGTAAAAACCAAGACTAA
- a CDS encoding exonuclease SbcCD subunit D — MKFLHTSDWHVGRTLNGWSLLEEQEWAFQQIVDLAIREQVDGVIIAGDLYDRAVPPVDAIKLFNKTLARLVLEEQIPVYAISGNHDGAERLHFGRDFFQPQGLHLSTRLEEAFEPIELEGCQIFLLPFIDPIDARIYYKDDEDKEIQGIGDALAYILEDMEKAFDPDKSRILVTHFAVSKKDDQDGQSLRELMLSETSNTVGGLTNVTSDLFKAFDYVALGHIHTRFASPSQRVQYSGSPVAFNVKEAKRKEEKGVYILELDATGNLSQTFHPLEVRRPIVTLQEPFETLVSPEFYKEQPCQKAWFAFDIQLSSRKELEGINVRARLEEIYGADIVEITFSRLGDVKEENVTVDQHLKDLEMQSPQEIVSDFYQTVTGGDVLSERQTALVESIFEEIGGSRQ, encoded by the coding sequence ATGAAGTTTTTACATACGTCAGATTGGCATGTGGGGCGAACCCTCAATGGCTGGTCTTTGCTGGAGGAGCAGGAGTGGGCCTTCCAACAGATAGTGGATTTGGCAATTCGCGAACAGGTGGATGGGGTCATCATTGCTGGGGATCTCTATGACCGTGCGGTGCCGCCTGTGGATGCGATTAAACTTTTTAATAAGACTTTGGCACGTTTGGTCTTGGAGGAGCAGATTCCTGTTTATGCTATCAGTGGTAATCACGATGGGGCTGAACGTTTGCATTTTGGGCGAGACTTTTTTCAACCTCAGGGGCTTCATTTAAGCACACGTTTGGAGGAGGCTTTTGAGCCTATTGAGTTGGAGGGTTGCCAGATTTTTCTTCTTCCCTTTATCGATCCTATTGATGCTAGGATTTATTATAAGGATGATGAGGATAAGGAAATTCAGGGGATTGGTGATGCTTTAGCCTACATTCTTGAGGATATGGAGAAAGCTTTTGATCCCGACAAATCACGTATTTTGGTGACGCATTTTGCGGTTTCTAAGAAAGATGACCAAGATGGTCAAAGTTTACGAGAATTGATGCTGTCTGAAACCAGCAATACGGTGGGTGGGCTTACCAATGTGACCAGTGACCTTTTCAAGGCTTTCGATTATGTGGCCTTGGGGCATATCCATACCCGCTTTGCTAGTCCGAGCCAGCGCGTGCAATATTCAGGAAGTCCAGTCGCCTTTAATGTCAAAGAAGCCAAACGTAAGGAAGAGAAGGGTGTCTATATTCTTGAATTGGATGCGACTGGTAACTTGTCTCAGACCTTCCATCCTCTAGAGGTCAGACGGCCAATCGTGACCCTTCAGGAACCTTTTGAAACCTTGGTATCACCTGAATTTTATAAGGAACAGCCTTGTCAAAAGGCTTGGTTTGCCTTTGATATTCAACTGTCCAGCCGTAAGGAATTAGAGGGTATCAATGTGCGTGCCCGTCTGGAAGAAATTTATGGGGCAGACATTGTGGAAATCACCTTCAGTCGTTTGGGTGATGTCAAGGAAGAAAACGTGACTGTTGATCAGCACTTAAAAGATTTGGAAATGCAATCGCCGCAGGAAATTGTTTCTGATTTTTACCAGACAGTGACTGGGGGCGATGTCTTGTCTGAGAGACAAACAGCCCTTGTGGAAAGTATTTTTGAGGAGATTGGAGGGAGCCGACAATGA
- a CDS encoding ZmpA/ZmpB/ZmpC family metallo-endopeptidase, with the protein MKQANHVFEKVTKYGIRKLSVGVGPVAIGTFLLAGGFFVSKPVSADQVTKDATVHMAYVAENELTAEEQQQVVHAIPEDYQNEDTFYLVYKRKGATQTSLPQTGSSDWVASGLGLATATMAVLLFSKKHRKKIIGLVLIGAAGQSLLVPIEVLALQNKELQAYNQTLAVVDEADLAKGVIAIDGYEYVGYLRYSAKPELEQPLENTLQGLESSIKEETTVNQGTADKDSEGISWKKGTQESGHEGEALVQPANPEYTEPISAKGTQEVGHEGEALVQPVAPEYTGPISANGTQEVGNEGEAVVQPANPAYTGSISSDTTSANGTQEVGHEGEAVVQPVNPAYTGSINSDTTSAKGTQESGHEGEALVQPVAPEYTGPISANGTQESGHEGEAIVQPVAPEYTGPISANGTQEAGHEGEAVVQPVNPAYTGSINSDTTSAKGTQESGHEGEALVQPENPVHTPVVGSITETETQAIDYPIEVITDDNKYVDEEVVEQEGKKGSQEIQKIYQTIDGVKVGEPTIVSGKVIEVPQPRKIRRGSKPLDGTTTEESIVELPFKEIVQEDDTLEKGTLQVVQEGQKGQNKITKVYKTYKGNKTAEEPTVTETVLVPVQDRIVRKGTKVSEKPVLTLTQIDKDDLGRSAKLSYNLTNPGSATITTIKAVLKQDGQVVQTLDIPSTTLTADLTNLDYYKPYTLTTTMTFDRGNGEESQVLADQTLQLDLKKVELKDFARTDLIKYDNQTEVDETRLTAVPQDLTNYYLKLTSADQKTTYLAVKAIEETTVDGKAVYKVTAEADNLVQRDAQNHFAQTYSYYIEKPKASQANVYYDFADLVNAIQANPSGEFRLGQSMSARHVIPNGKSYITSEFTGKLLSDGDKRYAIYDLEHPLFNVINGGTIKNINFENVDINRPGQNQIATVGFNLKNKGLIEDVKVTGSVTGNNDVAGIVNKIDEDGKIENVAFVGKIDSVGNNSTVGGIAGSNYMGFVNRAYVDATITAQNANASMLVPFVTYMLNSWKSGTKAKVTNSVAKGVLDVKNTRNVGGIVAKTWPYGAVQDNVTYAKVIKGQEIFASNDVNDEDGGPHIKDLFGVVGYSSAEDGTGKDTKSPKKLKHLTKEEADKRVEGYKITADTFVSEPYALNTLNNVSSQADFANIQDYNPEYKQAYKNIEKFQPFYNKDYIVNQANKLAKDHNLNTKEVLSVTPMKDSNFVTDLSAANKIIVHYADGTKDYFKLSESSEGLSNVKEYTVTDLGIKYTPNIVQKDHSSLINGIVDILKPIELQSDPIYQKLGRTGPNKVNAIKNLFLEESFEAVKTNLINLVTKLVQNEDHQLNQSPAAQQMILDKVEKNKAALLLGLTYLNRYYGVKFDDLNIKEIMLFKPDFYGKNVDVLDRLIEIGSKENNISGSRTYDAFGEVLAKSTLSSDLTDFLNYNRKLFTTIDNMNDWFIDAAKDKVYVVEKASQNEGVGEHKYRVYDNLSRGLHRKMILPLLNLDKTEMFLISTYDTMSYGTANKYNTTLEKLKPEIDLAAQRQINYLDFWQRLAADNVKNKLFKDIVNPIWEGFYVWGHGWPGWPERYGQFKNSTEVYAPIREIYGPVGEYYGDNGAMAGAYAAIYDNPYDNRAKVTFVMSNMISEYGASAFTHETTHINDRIAYFGGFGRREGTNVEAYAQGMLQSPATQGHQGEYGALGLNMTFERANDGNQWYNTNPNKLNSREAIDRYMKGYNDTLMLLDSLEGEAVLSQGKQELNNAWFKKVDKQLRGNSKNQYDKVRALSDSEKAISLTTIDDLVDNNLMTNRGPGNGVYKPEDFSSAYVNVPMMSAIYGGNTSEGSPGAMSFKHNTFRLWGYYGYEKGFLGYATNKYKQEAKAAGKSTLGDDFIINKISEGQFNSLEDFKKAYFKEVKEKASHGLTTVTIDGTSVSSYDDLLALFKAAVAKDAASLKTDNNGNKSVSTSHTTKLKEAVYKKLLQETDSFTSSIFK; encoded by the coding sequence ATGAAACAAGCAAATCATGTTTTTGAAAAAGTGACAAAATACGGCATTCGTAAGTTGTCGGTAGGTGTAGGACCAGTTGCTATCGGGACATTCTTGTTAGCAGGTGGTTTTTTCGTGTCTAAACCAGTCTCTGCAGATCAGGTTACTAAGGATGCAACGGTACACATGGCCTATGTCGCTGAAAATGAATTAACAGCTGAAGAGCAACAGCAAGTGGTCCATGCTATTCCTGAGGACTACCAGAATGAAGATACTTTTTATTTGGTCTACAAACGTAAGGGTGCTACGCAAACTAGTCTTCCTCAGACAGGAAGTTCTGACTGGGTAGCGTCAGGTTTAGGACTAGCAACGGCGACCATGGCTGTGTTGCTGTTTTCAAAAAAACATCGTAAAAAAATTATTGGTTTGGTCTTGATTGGGGCCGCAGGGCAAAGTCTCCTTGTGCCAATAGAGGTTCTTGCCTTGCAAAACAAGGAGTTGCAGGCCTATAATCAGACCCTTGCTGTTGTAGACGAGGCGGACCTAGCTAAAGGTGTTATTGCAATTGATGGTTATGAGTATGTTGGTTATCTGCGTTACTCAGCTAAGCCAGAGCTTGAACAACCTTTGGAGAATACTTTGCAGGGGCTTGAGTCTTCAATAAAAGAAGAGACTACAGTAAATCAGGGTACAGCTGATAAGGATAGTGAGGGAATCAGTTGGAAAAAGGGAACTCAGGAGTCAGGTCATGAGGGCGAAGCTCTAGTTCAACCTGCTAATCCAGAGTATACCGAACCAATTAGTGCTAAAGGCACACAAGAAGTTGGTCACGAAGGCGAAGCCCTTGTTCAACCAGTGGCTCCAGAATATACCGGCCCAATCAGTGCTAACGGCACACAAGAAGTTGGCAATGAAGGAGAGGCTGTGGTTCAACCAGCCAATCCAGCATATACTGGTTCAATCAGTAGCGATACTACAAGTGCCAATGGTACGCAAGAAGTTGGTCACGAAGGTGAAGCTGTGGTTCAGCCTGTCAATCCAGCGTACACTGGTTCAATCAATAGCGACACTACCAGTGCCAAAGGCACACAAGAATCAGGCCACGAAGGTGAGGCCCTTGTTCAACCTGTCGCCCCAGAATATACCGGCCCAATCAGTGCCAATGGTACGCAAGAATCAGGTCACGAAGGTGAAGCTATTGTTCAACCCGTAGCCCCAGAGTATACAGGTCCAATCAGTGCCAATGGCACCCAGGAAGCTGGTCACGAGGGTGAAGCTGTAGTTCAGCCTGTCAATCCAGCGTACACTGGTTCAATCAATAGCGACACTACCAGTGCCAAAGGCACACAAGAATCAGGCCACGAAGGTGAGGCCCTTGTTCAACCTGAGAATCCTGTTCATACCCCAGTTGTCGGTAGTATCACAGAGACTGAAACACAAGCCATCGATTATCCTATTGAAGTGATTACGGATGATAACAAATATGTGGATGAAGAAGTTGTCGAACAAGAGGGTAAAAAAGGTAGCCAAGAAATCCAGAAAATTTACCAAACCATTGATGGTGTCAAGGTTGGTGAGCCGACTATTGTGTCAGGTAAGGTTATTGAGGTGCCACAACCTAGAAAAATCCGTCGTGGAAGCAAGCCTCTAGATGGCACAACGACCGAAGAATCTATTGTAGAGCTTCCATTTAAAGAAATTGTCCAAGAAGATGACACACTTGAGAAAGGCACTTTACAGGTTGTCCAAGAAGGTCAAAAAGGCCAAAATAAAATCACCAAGGTTTATAAGACCTATAAGGGAAACAAGACTGCTGAAGAACCAACTGTTACTGAAACAGTGCTAGTGCCTGTCCAAGATCGTATCGTTCGCAAAGGAACTAAGGTATCTGAAAAACCAGTGCTTACGCTGACACAGATTGACAAGGATGACTTGGGTCGAAGTGCTAAACTTAGCTACAACTTGACTAATCCAGGTTCAGCAACTATCACGACTATTAAAGCGGTCCTTAAGCAAGATGGACAGGTTGTTCAAACGCTTGATATTCCTAGCACGACCTTGACTGCTGACCTAACCAACTTAGACTATTACAAGCCTTATACTCTTACAACAACCATGACCTTTGATCGTGGCAATGGTGAGGAGAGTCAGGTTTTGGCAGACCAAACTCTCCAACTGGATCTCAAGAAGGTTGAGCTTAAAGATTTTGCACGTACAGATTTGATCAAGTATGACAATCAAACAGAAGTGGATGAGACTCGTCTGACAGCTGTGCCTCAAGATCTCACGAATTACTACTTGAAACTGACTTCTGCGGATCAAAAGACGACTTACTTGGCAGTGAAAGCCATCGAAGAAACAACAGTTGATGGCAAGGCGGTTTATAAGGTAACTGCAGAAGCGGACAATTTGGTACAACGTGATGCCCAAAACCATTTTGCACAAACCTATAGCTATTACATTGAGAAACCTAAGGCTAGCCAAGCCAATGTCTACTATGATTTTGCTGACTTGGTCAATGCCATTCAAGCAAATCCATCTGGTGAATTTAGACTGGGCCAAAGCATGAGTGCTCGTCACGTCATTCCAAACGGCAAGTCATACATTACTTCAGAATTTACTGGTAAGTTGCTAAGTGATGGTGACAAACGCTATGCCATCTATGATTTAGAGCATCCATTGTTTAATGTTATCAATGGCGGAACTATCAAAAACATCAACTTTGAAAATGTAGATATCAATCGCCCTGGCCAAAATCAAATCGCGACGGTTGGATTTAACCTTAAAAATAAAGGTCTGATTGAAGATGTTAAGGTGACTGGTTCAGTTACTGGTAACAATGACGTGGCTGGTATCGTCAATAAGATTGATGAAGATGGCAAGATTGAGAATGTCGCCTTTGTCGGTAAGATTGACTCTGTCGGTAATAACTCGACAGTTGGTGGAATTGCTGGTTCAAACTACATGGGATTCGTTAACAGAGCCTATGTCGATGCGACTATTACAGCTCAAAATGCCAATGCAAGTATGTTAGTGCCATTTGTTACTTACATGCTTAACAGTTGGAAGTCAGGAACTAAGGCCAAGGTGACCAATTCAGTAGCCAAGGGTGTTCTTGATGTCAAAAACACACGAAATGTCGGTGGGATTGTTGCTAAGACATGGCCATACGGTGCTGTTCAAGACAACGTGACCTATGCCAAGGTTATTAAAGGTCAAGAAATCTTTGCTTCGAATGATGTCAATGATGAAGATGGTGGTCCTCATATCAAAGACCTCTTTGGTGTTGTTGGTTATAGCTCGGCCGAAGATGGCACGGGTAAAGATACCAAGAGTCCTAAAAAACTCAAACATTTGACTAAGGAAGAAGCCGACAAGCGTGTTGAAGGTTACAAGATCACAGCTGATACATTTGTCAGCGAGCCTTACGCGTTGAACACCCTTAACAACGTTTCTAGTCAAGCAGATTTTGCCAATATTCAAGACTATAATCCAGAATACAAACAGGCTTACAAGAATATTGAGAAATTCCAGCCATTCTATAACAAGGATTATATTGTCAACCAAGCCAACAAACTGGCTAAAGACCATAACTTGAATACCAAAGAGGTGCTCTCAGTGACACCAATGAAAGACAGTAATTTTGTTACTGACCTAAGCGCTGCTAACAAGATTATTGTTCACTACGCTGATGGTACCAAAGACTACTTCAAGCTTTCAGAGAGTTCAGAAGGGTTGAGCAATGTTAAGGAATATACTGTCACTGATTTGGGTATCAAGTATACTCCGAACATCGTTCAAAAAGACCATTCAAGCCTTATCAATGGAATCGTTGATATCTTGAAACCGATTGAGTTGCAGTCTGACCCAATTTACCAAAAACTTGGTCGTACAGGTCCAAATAAGGTCAATGCTATCAAGAACCTTTTCTTGGAAGAGAGCTTTGAGGCTGTTAAAACTAATTTGATCAACCTTGTGACTAAGCTGGTTCAAAATGAAGACCACCAGCTTAACCAATCACCAGCTGCTCAACAAATGATTCTTGACAAGGTTGAGAAGAATAAAGCAGCCCTCTTGCTAGGCTTGACCTACTTGAATCGTTATTACGGTGTGAAGTTTGATGATCTTAACATCAAAGAAATCATGCTCTTCAAACCAGATTTCTATGGTAAAAATGTGGATGTCCTTGACCGTTTGATTGAGATTGGCTCTAAGGAAAATAATATCAGTGGTTCAAGAACCTACGATGCTTTCGGTGAAGTTCTCGCTAAGAGTACCCTTTCTAGTGATCTTACCGACTTCCTCAACTACAACCGAAAACTCTTTACCACTATCGACAATATGAATGATTGGTTCATTGATGCCGCTAAGGATAAGGTTTACGTTGTAGAGAAGGCGTCTCAAAATGAAGGTGTTGGTGAGCACAAGTATCGTGTTTATGACAACCTCAGTCGTGGTCTCCACCGCAAGATGATTTTGCCATTGTTGAACCTTGATAAGACAGAAATGTTCCTGATTTCTACTTATGACACCATGTCTTATGGTACAGCTAACAAGTACAACACAACCCTAGAAAAGTTGAAACCTGAGATTGATCTAGCGGCTCAACGTCAAATCAACTACCTTGATTTCTGGCAAAGATTGGCCGCAGATAATGTCAAAAACAAATTGTTCAAAGACATTGTCAATCCAATCTGGGAAGGTTTCTACGTCTGGGGTCATGGTTGGCCAGGTTGGCCAGAGCGCTACGGCCAATTTAAGAACAGTACGGAAGTCTATGCGCCAATCCGTGAAATCTATGGACCAGTCGGTGAGTACTACGGTGATAACGGAGCTATGGCTGGTGCCTATGCTGCCATCTACGACAATCCATATGATAATCGTGCCAAGGTTACCTTCGTCATGTCTAACATGATTAGTGAGTACGGTGCATCAGCCTTCACTCATGAAACAACCCATATCAATGACCGTATTGCCTACTTTGGAGGTTTTGGTCGTCGTGAAGGAACAAATGTTGAAGCCTATGCCCAAGGAATGTTGCAATCACCAGCTACTCAAGGTCACCAAGGTGAATACGGTGCCTTAGGCCTTAACATGACCTTTGAAAGAGCCAACGATGGTAACCAGTGGTACAACACCAATCCAAACAAGTTGAACTCTCGTGAGGCCATCGACCGTTACATGAAGGGCTACAACGATACCCTTATGCTTCTAGATTCACTTGAAGGAGAAGCAGTCCTCAGTCAAGGCAAGCAAGAGCTCAATAACGCATGGTTCAAGAAGGTAGATAAACAGCTACGAGGCAATAGTAAAAACCAATACGACAAGGTGCGTGCTCTAAGTGATAGCGAAAAGGCTATTAGTTTGACCACTATTGATGACCTTGTGGATAATAACCTCATGACCAATCGTGGACCTGGAAATGGTGTTTATAAACCGGAGGACTTTTCTTCTGCCTATGTCAATGTGCCTATGATGTCTGCTATTTATGGTGGTAATACCAGTGAGGGCTCTCCAGGTGCTATGTCCTTCAAGCACAATACCTTCAGACTCTGGGGTTACTACGGCTATGAAAAAGGCTTCCTAGGTTATGCGACCAACAAGTATAAACAAGAAGCAAAAGCGGCTGGTAAGAGCACCCTAGGTGATGACTTTATCATTAACAAGATTTCTGAGGGTCAGTTCAACTCCCTAGAAGACTTCAAGAAGGCCTACTTTAAAGAAGTGAAAGAAAAAGCGTCACATGGTTTGACGACCGTTACGATTGATGGTACATCAGTAAGCTCTTACGATGATTTGTTAGCCTTGTTTAAAGCGGCAGTCGCCAAAGACGCTGCAAGTCTTAAAACAGATAATAATGGCAATAAATCTGTGTCAACAAGCCATACGACAAAACTCAAAGAAGCTGTCTATAAGAAACTCCTACAAGAGACAGATAGTTTCACAAGTTCTATTTTCAAATAA